In the genome of Xiphophorus hellerii strain 12219 chromosome 14, Xiphophorus_hellerii-4.1, whole genome shotgun sequence, the window GCACTTCCTTTCCATCAGGTGAAAGTACGAGACGTCGGTTTGCAGTCTCTGGGTCCAGCTTTATGTCCACTGTTGAAACGTTACAAATAATTTCAGGATGTAAACCATAGCTTTCTTGTGAAAACGTTAAGTAGGTTATATAACACACCTGTGAACCTTTGGAGTCTCTTCAGTTCTGTAAACATAAGAGGACAGTTTTTACTCAACAGTACTCTAACAGTTTCCACTTTCACCAACACAACGACACTTCTTACCAGTGGTgaccagctgctccagctcctgcTGAATTTCGTTAATCATGGTTGTTGTGATTCCTCTCACGGAACCAAAAGCCAGTGAAGTGTCAAGTTTTACATCATTCCAGTTTTTCATATCATCCCGGATGGAAATTGACGGGTACCTCTGTAGAGGGTTGGACGAaaacatgcaaagaaaacacagtCAAGATGAAAATGACTGTGTTGTAGACCACACTAActcaaaaacaatatttccaGACCCTAGACCTGTAGGAAATGGATGTGATCCTCAAGCGCAGATATGTTGTCCAGTTCAGCGATTGTCATCTCAAGTCTGTCGATCTCAGCTTCCAATTCGTCTTTGAGATCTTTCGCTTCTTTTTCAAGCGCATGCCTCCTGTCTCGTAGCGGTTTCACTACTCTTGTATTGGCAGCCTCCACAATGGCAATCACAGCAGCGAACACTGCGTCAATGTCCCACCACTCAAGCTGCTCCTGTAAATGAGTATAACCAGTCACCGTGTTGAAGACGTGTTCTCATTGCAAAAGCCAATTCTACCTCGACTCGAAAACCCTGGAGATTTGAAAGATGCAGCATAAAAATAGTTGCTGGCCGTCAGAGCTTTGGCtggtaagtcattaaaaaatatgctGCTCCATCATCCTCATACCACTTCCTGCTGTCATCTTCTTATTTtccatccagttgttgatcacatgacttgtgtggtgtgggaaaaaaagtgtttccattgcagttttggcAAATACCAAAAcacttgagtttttttgttttgtttttttattggcgtatttcactttaaaaaaattatttttgtaattccaatttgcgcaattttaagatcaatggaaacacaactagTGCCTGTgtaattgcatattttaatgaacTGGTGTGATTGGGTGACCCATCAAGGATCACAGACGTTGGCCTGTTCTGAATACCTTGCAACTCTTCAGAGCCCCGCTGATCTCcaccatctttgtttttctcatcaCGACTCTTTGCTGTAATGTCGTCTTGGTCCACTCAAGTTCAGCCTACAGGTacagagagaaaacactttCAAAGATTAacatttcctttctttcattCATAAAATGGCGATCGGCTCAGCAGATAAGACAAACAGAATCAGGGAGTTATGGTACCTTCTTCATTTGGCATTCCTCTTCCGTCGAGACAACTTCCTCTTGACCTCCTTCGATACAACGAACACAGatgcatttctgctgctttctgctgtACAGCTCAAGCGAGCGTCCATGAGTCAGGCAGGCCCGTGCGTCCAAGTTCTTCACCGGTTCCACCAGCTTGTGGCCCTTGAGTCTTTTAGCCGAATAATGATTCTCCAAGTGGGGTGCACAATATGAGGCGAGACACACAAGGCAGGACTTCTCAGCCTTCAGCTTCGGTTCAGTGCAGATATCACAAGCAACTTCCCCAACCGTGGCACGCTCTACACTTTTTGTGCTCTTCATCTTTCGGGCGATATCTTCCAGCAGAATGTTGACATCAGGGATTTTCTCTCAATTGTTTGGGCAACGAACGTGTATAGTTTTAATCTGACCAGGTGTAATGTTCTAGGCTCGTTCTGCAGGACTCACGAGTGTTGTGGTAGAGCCGTCCTTTAGAGGTGGACACAATGTCTGTTTCAAAAAAAGGTCACATAGTTAAGATAAACTCTGTTCACTTTTTTGGAATCAAATAGAAAGTTGCatcaaaaaaaaccaaacaattgtTTCATTGATAATTCATCGAGTCTTGGAGTTTATGCCTCACCAGCAACGTCCACTACATTTCTGAATCCAACAAGCAATTATTAAAAAGGCATCAAGTGGTCTTGGTTCAAAAGTGAACATTAATACCTttgctttctttccttcccacaaagtgtttttgagaaagaaataaaaaataggagTGCTCACTCACACAGTATT includes:
- the LOC116732810 gene encoding E3 ubiquitin-protein ligase TRIM21-like isoform X4; protein product: MKSTKSVERATVGEVACDICTEPKLKAEKSCLVCLASYCAPHLENHYSAKRLKGHKLVEPVKNLDARACLTHGRSLELYSRKQQKCICVRCIEGGQEEVVSTEEECQMKKAELEWTKTTLQQRVVMRKTKMVEISGALKSCKEQLEWWDIDAVFAAVIAIVEAANTRVVKPLRDRRHALEKEAKDLKDELEAEIDRLEMTIAELDNISALEDHIHFLQRYPSISIRDDMKNWNDVKLDTSLAFGSVRGITTTMINEIQQELEQLVTTELKRLQRFTVDIKLDPETANRRLVLSPDGKEVQDGGENQEVADSPKRFDVFGSVLGLNSLTTGKAYWEVEVNNKSGWDLGVARGSADHKGKLTLSPDNGYWVLVHYEAENYAAMTAPPTRVSLERKPSKVGVFVDQEEGLVSFYDVTARSHIYSFTECSFRDEIYPYFSPHYKQGEMNSEALVISSGHHSETD